One genomic segment of Chlamydiales bacterium includes these proteins:
- a CDS encoding autotransporter-associated beta strand repeat-containing protein, with protein MMNKLVWIVALIANATLLLTVDATSYTWKTDGTINWNTPSNWTPSGLPDGSDSALIPGKGAQPVIIQSGNLLQINDIQFKSDLPILTVASTGGMLINDCVSGTGIVLIEDGGYLTFDNNATSAATDGSVITYQVGSGGGDLFFGAPMDNAGTANMVTTIGNPGLLVIDGNVNLGKVIMVNPNDSIFLNPGKTLILQSGDSLFAGDANKGGGINRSGDIAFSDPESSLTLSGNNNKWSGSTTLSAGSIKLAHNSGLGKGSLLMKDATTLHLSDAVSTPNNITLNGTCAIQVTNNGIATLSGVISDDENATGALIQQGSGVLVLNGANTYSGGTTIHAGGTIRASENGNFGNNSGALNLAGGTLQYGKPFNLSSGRNIVTSSNLSKIDTNGHDVIVVSSIQGKGGITKEGSGTLTLTNSNTYTEGTSIHAGTLKLSEAGSLHSKGAVSLFSSGSFDISTVNSSQPIMIGNLSSNSSNTNVILGNHALTFGAEDNTTFNGLISGTGNLKKQGKGTFTLNNANGNNYSGIVTISEGTFQAGVHGAFSNSSLYHLEDNESAVLDLNNTNQTISMLSGGGSKGGLVSLEAGTLTLLGGPSTTYSGTITGSGGSLIKRGPGSLTLNNMHTHSGATIISEGTFIVNGSMQNSLLTIGPNATLKGNGTFGKVNIHGTVSPGNSIGTISGTDFTFLSGSSLNNEINASGDTDLIAATGDITIDPNVTLNVIAEPGTYTSGETYTFATAGGSIAGEFTTINSTIPRLNPQVTYNSQSLMLTLLNETFFSFLNLQPDYTATTNAISVANYLDYLENSGDIVAGSDLASVLTVATAATASQLSSGLNTFHPAPYNTLLVAQEESMVNMQSTLVDRLDKIYLLCPQICCFNEWITPVGSFAHFDSTYETSGYESSMGGVAGGIDLFVNKNLCTGFTAGYTQTAVNWDSPDGNGNIKTGYAGLYSRLFNRQFYVDASAITGIGCFRGTRPIFLTSSAGTVNRVAQGKFYGVEVDTHVGVGTIVNTAPVDINIFSTLDWVYTHQNSFTEKNANSLDLSVKGKNCNLLRPALGFTLFKRMDNWTPEIGVTGAYYGRLDGRRCASNFVDEPGYFVTHGLYPSEMRVIPRFRITGLFPDNRATCQASYEGEFSHDYFEHSFTLNFGYCF; from the coding sequence ATGATGAATAAACTCGTATGGATAGTGGCGCTAATAGCAAATGCAACCCTTCTGTTAACTGTAGATGCAACATCTTACACCTGGAAAACAGACGGGACTATCAACTGGAATACACCCTCTAATTGGACTCCATCAGGTCTTCCAGATGGCTCTGATAGCGCATTAATTCCAGGAAAAGGCGCTCAACCTGTAATCATTCAGTCAGGAAACCTTCTACAAATTAATGATATACAATTTAAATCTGATTTACCCATTCTTACCGTTGCTTCCACAGGCGGCATGCTCATAAATGATTGCGTTTCAGGAACAGGAATTGTGCTGATTGAAGATGGCGGCTATTTAACATTTGATAATAATGCAACATCTGCTGCCACCGATGGATCTGTTATTACCTATCAAGTAGGTTCAGGTGGTGGTGATCTGTTTTTCGGTGCCCCTATGGACAATGCAGGAACTGCCAATATGGTTACTACTATAGGAAATCCTGGGCTCTTAGTTATAGACGGCAATGTAAACCTTGGAAAAGTTATCATGGTTAACCCCAATGATAGTATTTTTCTAAACCCAGGAAAAACCTTAATCTTACAATCAGGTGATAGTTTATTTGCAGGCGATGCAAATAAGGGAGGCGGTATTAACCGCTCTGGAGACATTGCATTCTCAGATCCAGAATCAAGCCTAACACTATCTGGAAACAATAATAAATGGAGCGGATCTACGACATTATCAGCAGGTAGCATTAAACTTGCACACAATTCAGGGCTTGGAAAAGGCTCACTTCTTATGAAGGATGCTACCACACTACATCTTTCAGATGCTGTATCAACCCCTAATAACATCACGTTAAATGGCACTTGCGCCATTCAAGTCACTAACAATGGAATTGCTACATTATCAGGCGTGATTTCAGACGATGAAAATGCAACAGGTGCACTGATTCAACAAGGATCTGGTGTATTGGTATTGAATGGGGCAAATACCTATTCGGGAGGTACAACCATTCACGCTGGTGGTACAATCAGAGCAAGCGAAAATGGCAACTTTGGAAATAATTCTGGCGCACTGAATTTAGCAGGTGGCACGCTTCAATATGGAAAGCCTTTCAATTTATCTAGTGGCAGAAACATTGTTACAAGTAGCAATTTAAGTAAAATCGACACAAATGGACACGATGTTATAGTCGTATCCAGCATCCAGGGCAAGGGGGGAATTACAAAAGAGGGCTCTGGTACATTAACACTAACAAACTCTAATACTTATACTGAAGGAACCTCCATTCATGCAGGAACCCTTAAATTGTCAGAGGCCGGATCTTTGCATTCCAAAGGGGCCGTTTCTCTTTTCTCCTCTGGAAGCTTTGATATTAGCACTGTTAACTCATCACAACCCATAATGATTGGTAATCTTTCCAGCAACTCTTCAAATACCAATGTGATACTTGGAAATCATGCCTTAACATTTGGTGCAGAGGACAATACAACCTTCAATGGATTAATTTCAGGAACAGGCAACCTCAAAAAACAAGGAAAAGGTACTTTCACACTAAATAACGCAAATGGAAACAATTATTCAGGAATCGTTACCATCAGTGAAGGCACATTCCAAGCAGGTGTTCACGGAGCTTTTTCAAACAGCTCCTTATACCACCTAGAAGACAATGAAAGTGCTGTATTGGACCTAAACAATACCAATCAAACTATTTCCATGCTTTCTGGTGGTGGATCAAAAGGAGGGCTTGTTTCTCTCGAAGCAGGTACATTAACACTTCTTGGCGGCCCAAGTACAACTTATTCAGGCACAATTACAGGCTCTGGGGGATCTCTTATAAAAAGAGGCCCTGGCTCTCTTACCCTAAACAACATGCACACTCATAGCGGGGCTACAATCATTTCCGAGGGTACATTTATCGTCAATGGATCGATGCAAAACTCTCTGCTTACCATAGGCCCAAATGCAACTTTAAAGGGAAATGGTACATTTGGAAAAGTAAATATCCATGGTACAGTATCTCCTGGTAATTCTATTGGTACAATATCAGGAACAGATTTTACTTTTTTAAGTGGATCTTCACTTAATAACGAAATCAATGCTAGTGGGGATACCGACCTAATTGCAGCAACAGGAGATATCACTATTGACCCGAATGTCACCTTAAATGTGATTGCAGAACCAGGAACTTATACTTCTGGAGAGACTTATACATTTGCTACGGCAGGGGGCAGTATTGCAGGTGAATTTACAACTATAAATTCAACTATTCCTAGATTAAATCCACAGGTCACTTACAATTCTCAATCTCTTATGCTAACACTTTTAAACGAAACCTTTTTCTCATTCCTAAATCTTCAACCAGACTATACAGCAACTACCAATGCTATATCTGTTGCTAATTATTTGGATTATTTAGAAAACAGTGGAGATATCGTTGCAGGCTCTGATTTAGCATCTGTTCTTACAGTTGCTACAGCAGCTACAGCAAGTCAATTATCTTCAGGACTCAATACATTTCATCCAGCCCCTTATAATACTCTTCTTGTAGCACAAGAGGAATCGATGGTTAATATGCAAAGCACTCTTGTCGATCGTCTCGATAAGATTTATTTGCTTTGCCCTCAAATCTGCTGTTTCAATGAATGGATTACACCCGTAGGATCATTTGCACATTTTGACTCAACTTATGAAACTTCTGGCTATGAATCTTCTATGGGGGGTGTTGCAGGTGGTATCGACTTATTTGTTAACAAAAACCTCTGTACAGGATTTACTGCAGGCTACACCCAAACAGCTGTCAACTGGGACTCGCCAGACGGCAATGGTAACATAAAAACGGGTTATGCAGGTCTTTATTCCAGGTTATTCAATCGTCAATTTTATGTGGATGCAAGTGCAATTACAGGCATTGGATGTTTTAGAGGCACACGCCCTATCTTTCTTACGTCTAGCGCAGGAACTGTTAACCGTGTAGCACAAGGCAAATTCTATGGCGTTGAAGTCGATACGCATGTGGGTGTTGGTACCATTGTCAATACAGCTCCTGTAGACATTAACATTTTTTCTACATTAGATTGGGTTTATACACATCAAAATAGTTTTACAGAAAAAAATGCCAATAGCTTAGACCTTAGTGTCAAAGGGAAAAACTGCAACTTGCTTCGTCCAGCACTTGGATTTACACTATTCAAGCGCATGGATAACTGGACTCCAGAAATTGGAGTAACCGGTGCTTATTATGGCAGACTAGATGGCAGGCGCTGTGCTTCAAACTTTGTTGACGAGCCTGGCTATTTTGTGACCCATGGACTCTATCCAAGCGAGATGCGCGTCATTCCACGCTTCAGAATTACTGGATTGTTTCCAGACAATCGTGCAACTTGCCAAGCGTCCTATGAGGGCGAATTTTCCCATGACTACTTTGAGCATAGCTTTACACTCAACTTTGGCTACTGCTTCTAA